The nucleotide sequence AACCGCTGGAGCTTGATTGGTGCATTAACCTCTAGTCGTTTCGACAGCGAAAACATTAATTATGGTTTGGCGCCAGAAAGTAAACTGAATATGGCATTGATTGGGACTACCTATTCTTTTTGATATCTTTACTGATATCGTTAGCTCAGTGCTCAAGAATACAATTAAAAGTGGTTACGCCGCGACTTCATTTAAGATATAGCCTTTACCCCAGACGGTTTCAATACGAACATGGGTCATGCCTTCGTTCAGCAACTTATCTCGCAACTTAGAAATTCGCACATCGACGGTACGTTCAACACCATTGTATTGACGGTTCAGTAAAACATCATAAATGGCATCGCGCGTCATCACTCGGCCCGCATTACGGGTTAATAGTGCGAGTAATTGAAATTCGAATGAGCTTAACCGGATACTATTGCCATTAATTTCACACTTATTCGCTTGTGGATATAAAGCAATGTTACCCAATTTAAAAACCTGTAAGGGCCTAGTAGTATTTGATGGTTTTCGTCGTAGCATGGCTTCGAGGCGTGCTTTCAAAATGCGGGGGGACACGGGTTTGCTAATAAAGTCATCAGCGCCTAAATTAAAAGCACTAATCTGGTCTTCTTCTGCTTCTCGAGCAGTTAAAACAATGATCGGCTCATGATAAATTTCTCGCAAGCTATGGCAAACATCAAAGCCATTCAATTCAGGCAGTGTGATATCTAAAATGACTAAATTCGGTTGATGCTCAATAACCGCTTCTTTTGCTAAATCACCACGAAAAACTTGTTCGACAATAAAATTAGATTTTTCTAAAAATGATTTTAATAAGTTTGACACCATTAGGTCATCTTCGATTAGTAGTATTTTTTTCACACTATTATCTACATCGATTTCTTTGTTCAAATCAAACATCATTTATTCCAAAACATAGCGGACAAGCCGGATTGCCGGAGTATAGATGTATTAAAACGACAAAGAAATATGATTATGTTGCTAGGCTAGTAACATAATGTAATCGCAGCACAAACGTAGCCTACAAGGAAGGTGATAAAAATGTACGTGTCAGTGGTTTTTAAAATAAAAAAGCCAATTCAGTGAGTACTCATTGAATTGGCTTAACTCGTAACTTTTAAACAATTACAGCTTGTAGTTAGAAATAGTACTTCAAGTTATCGCTCAAAATTAGTAATAAAAGTTTGTAGTTAACGTTTGTATTTAAAACAAAGCTTCGTCGATATCAAACAACGCACTCTGGCCAGATTTTGCTGAACTGATCAGTGATTGACAGCGCGGTAACAAACGAGCAAAAAAGTAACGGGCTGTACGGATTTTACTTTCATGAAAGCTACTATCTTTGTCTGCAGCTAATGACACTTCCGCCATTTTAGCCCAAATGTAAGCCATCGCGGTGTAACCAAAGACATGCAAATAATCATTAGCTGCACAGCCAAGCTCTTCTGGCGATGCTTGCGCTGCTGTTAATAAGTATTTTGTTAAGGCTTCAAGTTCATCGGTAGCATGTGCTAAAGGCTGAGTGAATTCTTGCATGGCATCCACTTTTTCTTCTTTAATATATGCACGAACTTCTTCAAGGAAAACTTCAACTAACTTTCCTTTGCTGCCAGCTACTTTACGCGCTAGCAAGTCCATGGCTTGAATACCGTTAGTACCTTCATAGATTTGTGAGATACGAGTATCACGAACTAATTGCTCTTGTCCCCATTCTCTCACGTAACCATGGCCGCCAAAAACCTGTTGTCCAGCAACGGCACTTTCAAAACCAAGATCAGTAAAGAATGCTTTCGCAATTGGCGTCATCAATGCGACTAAGTGATCGGCTTTTTCTTGTGCTTCACCCGTACCATAAGTCGCAATGTCTAGTTGCATAGCAATGTAAGTTGATAATGCACGAGAGCCTTCATTAAGCGCTTTCATGTTCAATAGCATACGACGAACATCGCCATGCACTAAGAGTGAATCCGCTTGCGCATCAGGAGATTTAACGCCTGATAAAGAACGACCTTGAATTCTATCTTTTGCGTACTCTAAAGCATTTTGATAAGAACGAACCGCTGCACCTAAACCTTGGATGCCGACGCCAATGCGTTCGAAGTTCATCATAGTGAACATGCATGCTAGGCCTTTATTGAGCTCTCCGACTAAATAGCCTTTCGCGCCATCAAAGTTCATAACACATGTTGCAGAAGCGTGAATCCCCATTTTATGTTCGATTGAACCACAACTGACTTGGTTTTGCTCACCAATTGACTCATCATCATTAACATGGAACTTTGGCACTAAAAACAATGAAATACCACGAGGTCCGGCAGGTGCATCTGGTAATTTTGCTAACACGAGATGAATAATATTTTCAGTTAAGTCATGCTCACCAGCCGTAATGAATATTTTAGTGCCTGACACTAAGTAACTATCATCAGCTTGTGGTATCGCTTTTGTTCTGATCATACCTAAATCAGTACCCGCATGTGCTTCAGTTAAACACATACTTGCACTCCAATCGCCAGCGTACATACGCGTTAAATAGCGATTTTTTAATGCTTCACTACCATGCTTGGCTAACGACAAACCAGCACCAGCTGTTAAGCCTGGGTAGAGTGAAAATGAAATATCTGCCGAACAAAGCATTTCTTCATGAAATGCTGTCAACATTTTAGGCATACCCATGCCACCAAAATCTGGATCTCCGCCTAAAGCAGTCCAGCCACCTTCAACATAAGTATCGAAAGCTTTTTTATAACCGGGAACGGTGGTCACTTTACCCGAGTCAAATTTAACGCCTACTTCATCGCCATTACGCGATAATGGTGCGATTTCTTGCTCAGCAATTTTTGCACACTCTTGCAAAATAGCTTCAGCTGTTTCGCGGTCAACCCGTTCAGCTAACGTTGGTAATGACTGCCATAATTTATCAGCATTAAATACGTCATATAGCAAAAAATTCATATCTTTTAAGGGCACTTGGTAGTCAGCCATCACATTCTCCGAACAGGTAATTTAAACAAATAATTAAAACACTTGTTTGAATATATAACAAACACAGTAAAAGTAAAGGTATAACTGGAAATTCGCGCACGAGTAAAAAGTAACGTAAGCTTAAGTTGTTGGCATTTTTGATAAGGTTAGTTGTGAATTTTTTTGGCTTGGTTGTTACTTTAATATTATGTTTGCCTAATAATGTTTGGGCAAATCAGTTAAGTTTTGATAAAAAAACGACTGAGAAAAGTGTGCAGTTTCAATATCAATGGCTAGATCAAGACCAGCAGCAACAGTCATTGAGTTTTTCTATCGATAAAAAAACGCTATTTAACCGTTTTAGAAACTTCAAAAGCTATAAGGGCATGCATGCCAAGAAATATATTGATCAGAGGATCAGAAAAAAATTACAGCAAGAGCCCTTACCTAATGTAAAAATAAAATTTATAGGCCGTGATAATAATTTACAAATGCAGCTTCAAGGTAAAAATCAAGCAGCAATAGAGCAAGCACAACGCACCATTAGCGCACTTGAAAAAGATTTAATGCGTGAGCATTTAGCTAAAAACTTTTACACCCAATTTGTTTGGTATGACAACAACTATGCTATAAAGCCAGATCATGTGCGTTTCGCGAAGGAGTCTGTGAGTGATTTTTCACTATTAAAACCGCTTATTCTAAATAGTGTTTCCATTCAAAACGTTCGACAAGTGAGTGACTATGTCCTTGCCTTTGTTCAAAGCATTCCTTATGCAACACTAGAATCGAGAGTCACATCTAGCGGTGCGGGCTTTAATCCTCCACTACAAGTACTTTGGGAAAATCAAGGTGATTGTGATAGTAAAGTAACACTCATCGCAGCTATTTTAAGAGCGTTAATGCCCCGTATTAAAATGCAGTTAGTTTTTATCGACAATCACGCATTGCTTGCTATAAACATTCCAAGTGAAGGTGACGAGTTAACTATTACTGTTGATGGCTTAAGTTACATTCTGGCTGAACCAACAGGCCCAGCTATGATGCGTGCTGGTGAATTGTCCGAAGATGCAGAGTTTGCTATCCGCAACGGCCGTTACTATGCTGAAGCTTTCTTTGCTGAGCCGAGTCAGTAATAGAGCGAAAAATAAAGAGCTACACGTTAGTTCAATCCGTCGCTTTATTACCTAATTATTTACCTAACTGTGACAAAATACTTTCGCGTAATACTTTCAAGCTGATGGGCTTAGCGATATGTAAATTCATTCCAGCTGCTAAACATTGCTGCCTATCTTCTTCGCGTGCATGTGCTGTCATAGCAATAATAGGCAACGCTTCATATTGTTGTTGAGCACGAATATGTTTTGTTGCGGTAAGTCCGTCCATTACTGGCATTTGAATATCCATCAAAATAATATCAACGTGGTCTAACGACAATTTATCTAGTGCCTCTTGACCATTTTTCGCAACAATAACCTCCGCCTGCATAGACTCTAATAATTTAATCGCCACCAATTGATTCACCAGATTGTCTTCAACCAGTAATATTTTAAAGCCAGCTAAGTTCACCACTGCAGGTACCACCAAATCAGGCTCAGGAGCATCAATTGCTATAACGCCCTGTGATGATAACCTGACAAGCTCTTTAGCTAATTTTGCGATTACTTGACGATATAATGGCATTTCTAGCAGTAGGTAATTAATTTTATGGCACGTCAATTGTGCAAGTAATTCAGATGAAATCACACTACCTATTGGCTGACATAATGCAAGTACCGTTATATGCTGTTCCAGTGCTTGTAATTCATCTTCAGAAAAGCCTTTCGGATACTGGCTACTATCAACAAAGAGTATGATTTTCTCACTTACATTCAATGCTTTTAACTGCGTCACTTCTTCAATATTAACAAATTCTTGCCCAATATCTTTAAAGTTCTCGAGCAGCTTATTTGGTAAATCTACCCCAAGGTTAATCATTGAGTTGCAGTCAAATGTCGGCTGGTATTTCGTTAAGCAATAATCTGAGTAATCAAAGTTTTCAGCGTTTATGTGCTTCATATCCATCGGTAGCGCCAGAGTGAACTCTGCGCCTTGGCCTAATTCACTTTCAATATTTATTTCACCTCCCAGTAATTGGGCAATGTGTTGGCATATTGATAAACCTAAACCAGTCCCACCATAAACGCGGGTCATCGACTCATCGGCCTGTTTAAATGCCTCAAATAACCCTGACTGCTTTGCTTTTTCTATTCCTATGCCAGTGTCTTTGACTTTAAATAAAATCGCTACATTGTCAGCATCGCTCAACTTAGTAACACCACAAGATAACGACACGCTAAGTTGCACCTTGCCTCGTTCAGTGAATTTAATCGCATTATTGAGTAAGTTACTCAATACTTGCACCAAACGCATTGTGTCAGTTTGAATTTGTAATGGTACTCGGCTATCGATAGCAACACTCAAACTTAAATCTTTACCTACCAGTGCCGCAAGATTAAGGTTGAGTGCTTGCGAAACAACACTCTCAAGGTCAATCAGCTCTTTATGTACTGACATATTTCCCGATTCAACTTTCGCAGAATCAAGCAACTCGTTGACTAAATAAAGCAAGGTTGTTGACGCAGTTTCAGCATTGGCTAAATATTGCTCTTGTACCTTATTAAGCCGACTTTGTTGTAAGAGGAAGAACATGCCTTGGATAGCATTAATCGGCGTGCGAATTTCGTGGCTCATATTGGCCAAAAATTGGCTCTTAATTTGGTTTGCTTCTTCAGCTTGGTTTTTCGCTCGTTGTAAAGCTTGGTTAATCTCAAACTGTTGAGTAACATCACGAATAAGCACAATACTCCCCAAAAGAGCACTGTCTTCACCATAAAAAGGCGCTTTATAAATTTCATAAGTATTGCCTTCAGTTGAAACCGTTTGCTGGTGTGCTTTTGGAATATTATCGGCTTGATAGCGTCCTAAGCTTTGAGCGACTTTCTCACCTAAATCAGTCGCTATAAAGTCGCTAATCTGGCAACCTAAAATATCGACCTCTTTTTGCAACACTAACTGCTCTACTGCTTGATTACAGCCGATGAGTCGGCCTTGTTGATCGTTAAATAAAATATAATCAGGGATCGCATCCATTACCGAGCGCAATAGTGCGTAATCACGTTGATGTTGCTCACTTTTACGAAATAGCGCTTGGGTTTTTTCTTTAACTCTCAAATCAAGCTCATTATTTTGATCTTTGAGACGCTGCATTAAACTGCGATTTTGACCAAATAAATCTTCAACTATTTTAAACCAATGCCGCCACTCGTCAGAAGGCTTTATTTTACCCGGGTCACCTGCAGAACAGTTTTCAATATGGCTAATAAACTTCTTAGAAGGAGCGATGAATGAACGATAAGTAACAAAATAAACCACGACTAGCAAACTTAATAAGCCGAAAAAGATACTGGCAAATATTGCAATAAAACGTTGGTTAATCTTACTGTAGAAGTTATTTTTTTGGCTGTACTCTAATAAAATCCACTCATTAATTGGCAGCTTTATTTTTTGTACGATTAAATCTCCGACTTCTGAGCTGGCACCAAGATCCAATAAGGACTGGTAACTCAGCTGATTTAATTGTGAGGGCGCAGCGTCACTAAAAGCAGTTTGTGCGTTTAGCGTTAAATTAGCACGATTTTTATGCAATAAAACATGGCTATGCTTATCCACAATAATATAACCATGTCCCTTATCATTCACCTTAGGTAGATAATGAGATAAGCCTGCTGTGTTGATATCAATTAACAACGCTCCTTTCATTTCATTATCTAAATACACCCCCATACCTAAAGCGGTATTTAACCCTTTGCCTGCTGAGTCAACATAAGGACGTGACCAAAATTGTTCATTCGCAGACTTTGAAGTTTTAATTTTAAGCATTAAGTTATTGGTCAAGCTTTGATCGCTATACTGCCAAATACTTTTGGGCACCCAAGGGTATAAATTAACAAATCTACGCATTGAAATGTAGTATAACCAATTAGCCTCTTTGATAGACTCCTCAGCGGTAACAAAAGCAGGTGTTAACGCGTGCGCCATAATCAGTTCATGCTTAAGCGACTGATCAAATGAATCAATGCGGCCAATACCGGTAATATTACCGCTCATAATGCGGTTGTTTGTGCTTAAATTTTTTCGAGCTTTGTTAAGGTAGAAATATTGACCATCTTGCTGTAATGGCGGTAATACACTGGGAAGTTCGTCAGGAAAACGTAAGTAATATTGTGCTAAATCTCGCATGCCAGTGAGTGTTTCTACCGTACCGGATAGTTTATTATTAAGCTGCGTACTATAGCTGCTAACTTCCGCTAGTTTAGCTTCATTATGGAGTTGACGGGCAAGATAATAATTATAAAAAGTCAGTATAAAAGTCAGCAACATAATGCCAGAAAAAACGACCATGACTGATTTATTGTAGCGGTGAAAAAGTTGCTCTTTTGAATTTTGTTCGAACACCCAAATGCCCTATTATTAACGACGATATCAATTAAATTAATCGTTAAACTTTAGCGACTGAGAAGCTAAGCTCATGACTCATTTGCGATAACTATATCGCTTAATGTTAAATGAAAGTTGCGACGGAGGATAGTATTGATAAATTAGCCTGGCTGTTAAGCGCTCGAATGGGTGTTATAGCATCTCTTATCCTTGCTACCTTAACGTTGATACGACAAAAAATAGAGTAGTACTTAAACAAATATTGTAGCAATAAGTACCACTGCAATATTATCAACTCAAAAGCGTATTTAAGTTTGCGCCCACGGCCTAAGTAAATTGTGATGAACACCGGCCAAGCAGATGATTTATTTACTGTCAGCAACCTTTTCACTAAGGCTTCGAATCGACATATCTAACTAAAATAATCGTGCAGGCTTTTCATCACTATTAACGATGCTTTGTAACCAAAAGATAGACGCTAGACGACGACCTCGGGTAACAGGAATTACTCGATGTAAAATCGTTGATGGATATAAAACCATACTACCTGCGGGTAGTTTTACGCTATGTGAGCCATAAGTATCTTCAATGACGAGTCACCACCGTCATAATCTTCAGGTGTATTCAAAACACTGTCATAGACACATCAGTCCAATCAAAACGAGTAAAACATCACAACAACATTCTATTCAATAAATTTTAGCAAAAAATTTGCCCTTATACGGATTTATTTAATGATCACTTCTATGATTAACGATACTATAGCGCCCTTTTTTTAGCGTGTATTTATTACACGAGTGATGAGTTGGAGTTTTTTCTATGACATTTTACCCTGGACAACGCTGGATTAGTGATAGTGAGTCAGATCAAGGGCTAGGTACCGTTACCTCTGTCGAAGGTCGTTTTGTAACTATCGTATTTACGGCAACTGGGGATGCAAGACAATACGCCATAGACAATGCACCACTAACCCGCGTAATGTTTAACACCGGCGATAGCATTCCAAGCCATGAAGGTTGGTCGCTTACCGTAGAGTCTTTTGAAGAAAATGCTAATTTATTGACTTACTTTGGTGTTCGACAAGATACCGGAGAAGCGACTTCACTAAAAGAAATGATGATTGATCATTTCATTAAATTTAATAAGCCTCATGACCGTCTGTTAAATGGTCAAATTGATCGTCTAGATTGGTTCCGTTTACGCAAAGATTGTTTGCATCATCAGTTTAGCCAACAACAGTCTGATTTAATGGGCCTTAGTGGCGGTCGCGTTAGCTTGATCCCACATCAATTATATATTGCTGAAGAAGTCGGCAGCCGTTTTGCGCCACGCGTTTTACTCGCTGATGAAGTTGGCCTAGGTAAAACGATTGAAGCTGGTTTAATCATTCATCAACAATTAGTTACAGGCCGTGCCAAACGCGTACTGATCATAGTACCAGAGTCATTAATGCACCAATGGTTGGTGGAGATGCTACGCCGCTTTAACCTACCCTTTAGTATCTTTGATGAGAGTCGTTGTGAAGAAACCTCAAGTAACGACGAAGATGAAAGCGAAAATCCTTTCAGCACTGAACAATTAGTACTTGTTAATCTTGGCTTTATTACTAAAAATCCACGCTGGTATGAAGCACTTATCGAGGAAGAATGGGACTTAATGGTTGTTGATGAAGCACATCATTTGAGCTGGCAACAAGACAACGCAAGCATTGAATACCAATGTATTGAGCAATTAGCGCAAACCATTCCAGGCGTATTGTTACTTACAGCAACACCAGATCAATTAGGCCATGAAGG is from Colwellia sp. Arc7-635 and encodes:
- a CDS encoding response regulator transcription factor, with amino-acid sequence MMFDLNKEIDVDNSVKKILLIEDDLMVSNLLKSFLEKSNFIVEQVFRGDLAKEAVIEHQPNLVILDITLPELNGFDVCHSLREIYHEPIIVLTAREAEEDQISAFNLGADDFISKPVSPRILKARLEAMLRRKPSNTTRPLQVFKLGNIALYPQANKCEINGNSIRLSSFEFQLLALLTRNAGRVMTRDAIYDVLLNRQYNGVERTVDVRISKLRDKLLNEGMTHVRIETVWGKGYILNEVAA
- a CDS encoding acyl-CoA dehydrogenase C-terminal domain-containing protein, which encodes MADYQVPLKDMNFLLYDVFNADKLWQSLPTLAERVDRETAEAILQECAKIAEQEIAPLSRNGDEVGVKFDSGKVTTVPGYKKAFDTYVEGGWTALGGDPDFGGMGMPKMLTAFHEEMLCSADISFSLYPGLTAGAGLSLAKHGSEALKNRYLTRMYAGDWSASMCLTEAHAGTDLGMIRTKAIPQADDSYLVSGTKIFITAGEHDLTENIIHLVLAKLPDAPAGPRGISLFLVPKFHVNDDESIGEQNQVSCGSIEHKMGIHASATCVMNFDGAKGYLVGELNKGLACMFTMMNFERIGVGIQGLGAAVRSYQNALEYAKDRIQGRSLSGVKSPDAQADSLLVHGDVRRMLLNMKALNEGSRALSTYIAMQLDIATYGTGEAQEKADHLVALMTPIAKAFFTDLGFESAVAGQQVFGGHGYVREWGQEQLVRDTRISQIYEGTNGIQAMDLLARKVAGSKGKLVEVFLEEVRAYIKEEKVDAMQEFTQPLAHATDELEALTKYLLTAAQASPEELGCAANDYLHVFGYTAMAYIWAKMAEVSLAADKDSSFHESKIRTARYFFARLLPRCQSLISSAKSGQSALFDIDEALF
- a CDS encoding ATP-binding protein, with product MFEQNSKEQLFHRYNKSVMVVFSGIMLLTFILTFYNYYLARQLHNEAKLAEVSSYSTQLNNKLSGTVETLTGMRDLAQYYLRFPDELPSVLPPLQQDGQYFYLNKARKNLSTNNRIMSGNITGIGRIDSFDQSLKHELIMAHALTPAFVTAEESIKEANWLYYISMRRFVNLYPWVPKSIWQYSDQSLTNNLMLKIKTSKSANEQFWSRPYVDSAGKGLNTALGMGVYLDNEMKGALLIDINTAGLSHYLPKVNDKGHGYIIVDKHSHVLLHKNRANLTLNAQTAFSDAAPSQLNQLSYQSLLDLGASSEVGDLIVQKIKLPINEWILLEYSQKNNFYSKINQRFIAIFASIFFGLLSLLVVVYFVTYRSFIAPSKKFISHIENCSAGDPGKIKPSDEWRHWFKIVEDLFGQNRSLMQRLKDQNNELDLRVKEKTQALFRKSEQHQRDYALLRSVMDAIPDYILFNDQQGRLIGCNQAVEQLVLQKEVDILGCQISDFIATDLGEKVAQSLGRYQADNIPKAHQQTVSTEGNTYEIYKAPFYGEDSALLGSIVLIRDVTQQFEINQALQRAKNQAEEANQIKSQFLANMSHEIRTPINAIQGMFFLLQQSRLNKVQEQYLANAETASTTLLYLVNELLDSAKVESGNMSVHKELIDLESVVSQALNLNLAALVGKDLSLSVAIDSRVPLQIQTDTMRLVQVLSNLLNNAIKFTERGKVQLSVSLSCGVTKLSDADNVAILFKVKDTGIGIEKAKQSGLFEAFKQADESMTRVYGGTGLGLSICQHIAQLLGGEINIESELGQGAEFTLALPMDMKHINAENFDYSDYCLTKYQPTFDCNSMINLGVDLPNKLLENFKDIGQEFVNIEEVTQLKALNVSEKIILFVDSSQYPKGFSEDELQALEQHITVLALCQPIGSVISSELLAQLTCHKINYLLLEMPLYRQVIAKLAKELVRLSSQGVIAIDAPEPDLVVPAVVNLAGFKILLVEDNLVNQLVAIKLLESMQAEVIVAKNGQEALDKLSLDHVDIILMDIQMPVMDGLTATKHIRAQQQYEALPIIAMTAHAREEDRQQCLAAGMNLHIAKPISLKVLRESILSQLGK